From Candidatus Binataceae bacterium, the proteins below share one genomic window:
- a CDS encoding HAD family phosphatase, translated as MMDTVAAIVFDLDGTLVDTEPMHFTGIAEVLAQEGIELAREDYFRRLIHFTDRECFELMLRERGHPSSSEIVAAMVERKARRYLELIDGANLLYPAAHRFVCNCAARFPLALATGTLRHEAELILRRMELADCFVAVASADDVACGKPDPALFQLALMRLNQRLGAEIQARQCLVVEDTTAGIEAAHAAGMKVLAIAHTSAPEMLAQADLIRPSLAETDLDDVLSALRLHTRQVQ; from the coding sequence ATGATGGACACCGTCGCTGCGATTGTTTTCGATCTTGACGGCACCTTGGTTGATACCGAACCGATGCATTTCACCGGTATCGCCGAAGTTTTGGCCCAGGAAGGGATCGAGCTTGCGCGCGAGGACTACTTCCGCCGGCTAATTCATTTTACCGATCGCGAATGTTTCGAATTGATGCTACGTGAGCGGGGGCATCCGTCCAGTTCTGAAATCGTAGCCGCAATGGTCGAACGCAAGGCACGCCGCTACCTGGAGCTGATCGACGGCGCCAATCTGCTCTATCCCGCCGCCCACCGCTTCGTCTGCAACTGCGCCGCGCGTTTCCCGCTGGCCCTGGCAACCGGGACACTTCGTCATGAAGCCGAATTGATTTTGCGCCGGATGGAATTGGCCGATTGCTTCGTGGCCGTGGCCAGCGCCGATGACGTCGCGTGCGGCAAGCCCGACCCTGCCCTATTTCAGCTCGCGCTGATGCGCCTTAATCAGCGCCTGGGAGCAGAAATACAAGCACGACAATGTCTGGTGGTCGAGGATACCACGGCGGGCATCGAAGCCGCTCACGCAGCAGGCATGAAGGTGCTCGCGATCGCCCATACTAGCGCCCCGGAGATGCTGGCGCAGGCCGACTTGATCCGCCCGTCGCTGGCCGAGACCGACCTCGACGATGTCCTCTCCGCTCTGCGTCTCCACACCCGTCAGGTCCAGTAA
- a CDS encoding TIGR03668 family PPOX class F420-dependent oxidoreductase, protein MAIDGIAVLQQPAIRAFVSLARVARLATATPEGLPHAIPVCYWFDGSNFYFVIDEKPKRQRGLQLKRMRNITANAQIALLIDHYEEDWSQLAYVLVAGRAQVVEEQEEYMEALRNLRDRYPQYRTMPLSRETNLMVRIEPLRVHAWGARFSLPVS, encoded by the coding sequence ATGGCGATCGATGGAATCGCTGTGCTTCAGCAGCCGGCCATCCGCGCTTTTGTCTCGCTGGCGCGCGTGGCCCGCTTGGCTACCGCCACTCCCGAGGGCCTGCCACACGCGATCCCGGTATGTTACTGGTTTGATGGCAGCAATTTTTATTTTGTGATCGACGAAAAACCCAAACGGCAGCGCGGTTTGCAGCTCAAGCGGATGCGCAACATCACGGCCAACGCGCAAATCGCCCTGCTGATCGACCATTACGAGGAAGACTGGAGCCAGCTTGCCTACGTCCTGGTGGCGGGCCGAGCCCAAGTAGTCGAGGAGCAGGAGGAGTACATGGAGGCGTTGCGCAATTTGCGCGACCGGTACCCGCAGTACCGGACCATGCCGCTCAGTCGGGAAACCAACCTCATGGTCCGAATCGAGCCGCTGCGGGTCCATGCCTGGGGCGCGCGCTTCAGCCTGCCGGTGAGTTGA
- a CDS encoding XdhC/CoxI family protein, whose product MANPENIWLEAQRSLERGKPFALATVINVRGSTPREVGAKMLVRDDGQVGTIGGGCGEAEVFRKARLLLEEGSGARMAEVDLTGDFDQEEIGTCGGIMDVFIDRWEPGRDLPVVQRMAEAVRKSQPLALITMIEPTAPQEPVRSIIAPDEAPGLPLEIAPESVRQLEDLTRRALPGLLDIGQDGKLTATYRTSEEHAQLFVDPLPGAQRLVIAGAGHVGQALCRVAALLGFHVTVIDDRAQFANFERFPEATDVIVRSFEKAIGALKLDRNCYVVAVTRGHSYDEIVLRETLKQEPGPGYLGMIGSRRRVKATLERLERDGFNPARLEQIHAPIGLDIGAETPEEIAISVMAEIVRERRLGTRDASSMGVKLGRLKPALSRAS is encoded by the coding sequence ATGGCAAATCCTGAAAATATATGGTTGGAAGCGCAGCGCTCGCTGGAGCGCGGCAAGCCGTTCGCGCTAGCTACCGTGATCAACGTGCGCGGTTCCACCCCGCGCGAGGTGGGGGCCAAGATGCTGGTGCGCGACGACGGTCAGGTGGGGACGATCGGCGGCGGATGCGGCGAGGCAGAAGTGTTTCGCAAGGCCCGCCTGCTGCTTGAAGAGGGCAGCGGGGCGCGAATGGCCGAGGTCGATTTGACGGGCGATTTCGACCAGGAAGAGATCGGCACTTGCGGCGGGATCATGGATGTTTTCATCGATCGCTGGGAACCTGGCCGCGATCTACCGGTGGTCCAGCGGATGGCGGAGGCGGTGCGCAAAAGCCAGCCGCTGGCTTTGATAACGATGATCGAGCCCACGGCTCCTCAAGAGCCGGTGCGCAGCATAATCGCGCCTGACGAGGCTCCTGGGCTGCCGCTCGAGATCGCGCCGGAGTCGGTCCGGCAACTCGAAGATCTGACTCGGCGCGCGTTGCCCGGACTCTTGGATATAGGTCAAGACGGAAAACTCACCGCGACTTATCGTACCAGCGAGGAGCATGCGCAACTTTTCGTGGATCCGCTACCCGGCGCGCAGCGGCTGGTGATCGCGGGAGCGGGGCACGTCGGTCAGGCACTGTGTCGGGTGGCGGCGCTGCTCGGTTTTCACGTCACGGTAATCGACGACCGCGCTCAGTTCGCCAATTTCGAGCGGTTTCCTGAGGCCACCGATGTGATTGTGCGTTCGTTCGAAAAAGCAATTGGCGCGCTCAAGTTGGATCGCAATTGCTATGTGGTCGCGGTCACCCGCGGCCATTCCTATGACGAGATAGTCTTGCGGGAGACTCTCAAACAGGAGCCGGGCCCCGGTTATTTGGGGATGATCGGCTCGCGCCGGCGGGTCAAAGCCACCTTGGAGCGACTGGAGCGTGACGGCTTTAATCCCGCCCGTCTGGAGCAGATCCACGCACCGATCGGGCTCGACATAGGCGCGGAGACGCCCGAAGAAATCGCCATTTCGGTAATGGCCGAAATTGTTCGCGAGCGCCGGCTGGGGACTCGTGATGCCAGTTCGATGGGGGTCAAGCTTGGCCGCTTGAAACCGGCGCTCTCCCGCGCGTCGTGA
- a CDS encoding nucleotidyltransferase family protein: protein MEGVLLAAGESRRMGYPKALLTLEGDTFISHLTRRMLAVVPRLIVVVGAYGELVHAAVPADRRIRVVINPNFRAGQLSSLKCALAAVHPNSVGIMLHLIDHPLVATQTFERMSEEFMGLARPIVIARYAGKRGHPVIFGRPLFEELLAAPLDRGARVVVDRDPARVAYVDVPDAGVTADLDTPADLAQAGLAPPPKIDG from the coding sequence TTGGAAGGCGTATTACTGGCGGCTGGCGAATCGCGCCGCATGGGTTATCCCAAGGCGCTGCTTACCTTGGAGGGCGATACTTTCATTTCCCACCTGACCCGTCGGATGCTAGCCGTCGTGCCCCGCCTTATCGTCGTGGTGGGGGCTTATGGCGAATTGGTTCACGCGGCTGTTCCCGCCGACCGCCGCATCCGAGTAGTGATCAACCCCAATTTTCGGGCCGGCCAGTTGTCCTCGCTCAAGTGCGCCCTGGCGGCGGTCCATCCCAACAGCGTTGGTATTATGCTTCATCTTATCGACCATCCTCTGGTCGCCACGCAAACCTTCGAGCGGATGAGCGAGGAATTCATGGGCTTGGCCCGCCCGATCGTGATCGCGCGCTACGCGGGCAAGCGGGGCCATCCGGTGATTTTTGGTCGCCCGCTCTTCGAAGAGTTGCTGGCAGCGCCGCTGGACAGGGGTGCGCGGGTGGTGGTCGATCGCGACCCAGCCCGAGTCGCTTATGTCGATGTCCCAGATGCTGGTGTGACCGCGGATTTGGATACGCCCGCCGACCTCGCCCAGGCTGGGTTGGCCCCACCCCCAAAAATTGATGGTTAG